One genomic region from Nocardia vinacea encodes:
- a CDS encoding single-stranded DNA-binding protein yields MAGDTTITVIGNITADPELVVTTSGVPVAHFTVASTPRYLDRTTNEWKDGEALFMRCNVWREAAEHAVQSLSRGARVSVTGRLKQRSYQTAEGDKRTVVELEADEVAASLRYATAKITRADRRAGWNSDTRTTSRPSSGDPWASLGTRESAFAGVGAGEEPGF; encoded by the coding sequence ATGGCTGGCGATACGACGATCACCGTGATCGGCAACATTACTGCCGATCCCGAGTTGGTCGTGACAACATCGGGCGTTCCGGTCGCCCATTTCACGGTCGCCTCGACGCCTCGATATCTCGACCGCACCACCAACGAGTGGAAGGACGGCGAGGCGTTGTTCATGCGTTGCAACGTCTGGCGAGAGGCCGCCGAGCACGCTGTGCAGTCGCTGTCCCGAGGAGCCAGGGTCAGCGTAACCGGGCGACTCAAACAGCGCAGCTACCAAACCGCTGAGGGCGACAAGCGCACGGTCGTAGAGCTCGAGGCCGACGAGGTGGCTGCGTCGTTGCGCTACGCCACCGCCAAGATCACCAGGGCAGACCGGCGTGCGGGCTGGAACAGCGATACCCGAACGACCTCTCGGCCCAGCTCCGGTGATCCGTGGGCGTCGCTGGGCACGCGCGAGTCGGCGTTCGCCGGTGTCGGGGCGGGTGAGGAGCCCGGGTTCTGA
- a CDS encoding DUF6531 domain-containing protein, giving the protein MGAAMAGDNYTTYSMDGKIWTDTNDEQCLEQLIAYFNAKYAPLVEQQKKIVANAQRDVRDRQKPGAPALPPLPPPPPPPPPPPPTETKPSTADSPTLLGAVEPHPSVTVAVRPSDTWVSSTEPSRAAVRQTDPLPPEFIVDLIDPPPATDADRAEIQKRIKNHESMPGQPHPTLSDPMSRSPSTAGDPVDLFTGKLTLSTTDLVVPTAITPISMQRCYCSGPGYYGPFGRAWDHNYDIYLRQLGDGSIAYWTGQLREVTFRPASAGCWDPDPGVTARLEQGDTADQFIMFHPGGTQLLFERLSGNGERIPLATITDRHHNAVHLVYDTRDRVESVLDDQGRGLIFNYGECGLLEKVTDHTRKRVVRYQHDSEIEHLARVILPATAQFPEGVTTDYEYDTYASHPAMRDNIIRIVDAEGNTYLENEYAGPDVGWAFNSVIRQISGGFEYQFDYEQIQYVPPDPIYVDIPSTRTSVLMPDGGLHLHTFNYRGDLLDHRYRLNRDGSYRVVASQFTYDVQGNITRAVAPDGQRHVMKYEDSNPDPCARRNLLRVDIAAGLPGSTLSRTLRDTRYDPRYQLPIHNTDEAGNVTRYVYDFNDGVPNATGRLTRVELPPVPRPGGIQRSIIHFEHNSRGQVTAVVSPEGAHTVMEYITAAGFDHGMLERTIEDAAGAALTTTYAYDAVGHPSRITDPGGNVTELGHNALGQLEKVVPLAVGGVTSPVRTWFGDDGSPVRIERPRGDYTDSVITEPFLADIFERDVLGRLTASHLAANTDRPRTRQQRLDHEGRPIRIIDPTGTVTELRYDERGALIRETRSPGTPEETITRYTYDRAGRLTDVKNAAGWETRIHPDKWGRVQSVELPGGATRTNTWGPRDLLLKTIEEHSPGPGLPSQLLTAKTYKYDERGRVTAQTAWSFVTAPATAIPPSAMPLTTRTTYDKDDRIRKVELPRGSTTVFDYDGLGHLTRVTDLNGTTRDHHYNAAGQLDKATVTETEGGVLRQASSTFEYDERGRLHASESPSGRTEFDYDDRDALVERREPGDVTSTITTNPFGEITDICLDPAGLNIHSQWTYDDVGRISTFIDPTGAITTWDHDSLGRVRKLTLPGGATWQYHYDVAGRRIEQTMPSGTRITQTLNTHGQPSKLECTAVAGVDPVPPHEFVYDALGRLVRAELPAGAVERRYDSVGRLIQETARGETIRLSYNDLRGDVDLDFPDGRRERTHHDPSGRPTSVTLETPGAALGGITGDILAAIEYAGHPAKITHSNGVETTLTYDQPGRLVGIEHSRAGVLLDGYHARYDERNRRAVVQLTGSPTRNTLHDFDARDRLTQARWGFPLPSLPEIAAPADHTTAITAAKAAAAAAAATTTEAYILDQADARKQRTRTAAGAAPSVDINVLGPDHRIVTSAGNPITHHPDGPRATDTHQHYDIDALGRIVRVRDATTGTVTAEFTYDALFRAATGNIAGTTFARSFVGPTWVHETRGGNVRQATPHPLWRQPLCVTDSADAFFIHPDDGLSTLCVTDAAGIVRERHRYGPFGAPDLFAGDGVTSLAPVDAASEPRWRGMPLINVIGLYASTERLYDPNLGIFLAPDPLLYINSPSPWVFATQNPVDFADPSGLGKTHASTTAEAPTTRPRTDSGWAIAPPPPISAPNTLLHFGHGVIWTQYAGAVKDALDPNNPLWARITLGALAIVAAPLAGAEEWGARTLLNSPDTVLNAGIGTGEHLGRAYLWGQQGEGAEATAEVLEALASFTTGFDAAASIAAPIAGALEPVFHEMSLKAQTLEQAEYLIQLNKSGGAPAGAAIKKGDQVLSGVRDLVTGTRTFGRNAAAVAADEMYPALAEQIGPYQGIMQGDKVYGKWGPPGAHSEINALNRALWARDPTGKLLTTANFSEFEIISVNIGKNGPFVVSRCVHCWSLTPYINDLAGLGGP; this is encoded by the coding sequence GTGGGTGCAGCAATGGCAGGGGACAACTACACGACCTATTCCATGGACGGCAAGATTTGGACTGATACGAACGACGAGCAATGTCTCGAACAGCTAATCGCCTATTTCAACGCCAAATACGCGCCACTCGTGGAGCAGCAGAAGAAGATCGTCGCGAACGCGCAAAGAGATGTGCGGGACAGGCAAAAGCCCGGCGCGCCTGCGCTGCCGCCTCTACCACCACCGCCGCCCCCGCCTCCACCACCGCCCCCTACCGAGACCAAACCATCCACGGCGGACTCACCCACGTTGCTAGGAGCGGTCGAACCCCACCCGTCAGTCACGGTTGCGGTCCGGCCGTCCGACACCTGGGTTTCATCGACCGAACCCAGTCGTGCCGCCGTGCGTCAAACAGACCCACTTCCCCCCGAGTTCATCGTCGATCTCATCGACCCGCCCCCCGCCACTGACGCCGACCGCGCTGAAATCCAGAAACGAATCAAGAATCACGAAAGCATGCCCGGGCAGCCCCATCCGACACTGTCGGACCCGATGTCACGGTCCCCGTCGACGGCTGGAGACCCCGTCGACTTGTTCACCGGAAAGCTCACGCTCTCCACCACCGATCTTGTTGTTCCGACGGCAATCACACCCATCTCGATGCAACGCTGCTACTGCAGCGGACCCGGTTACTACGGACCATTTGGTCGCGCTTGGGACCACAATTACGACATCTATCTCCGCCAGCTCGGCGACGGATCGATCGCCTACTGGACGGGTCAACTACGTGAGGTGACATTCCGGCCAGCATCCGCCGGCTGTTGGGACCCTGATCCGGGGGTGACCGCCCGACTCGAGCAGGGCGACACGGCAGACCAGTTCATCATGTTCCACCCAGGCGGCACACAATTGTTATTCGAACGTCTTAGTGGCAACGGGGAACGCATACCGCTGGCCACGATCACCGATCGGCACCACAACGCTGTTCACCTTGTCTACGACACCCGCGACAGGGTCGAGTCCGTTCTCGACGACCAAGGACGCGGACTGATCTTCAACTACGGAGAATGCGGGTTACTCGAGAAAGTCACCGACCACACCCGCAAACGGGTTGTCCGCTACCAGCACGACTCCGAAATCGAACACCTTGCACGAGTTATCCTCCCGGCCACAGCGCAGTTCCCTGAAGGTGTCACCACCGACTATGAGTACGACACCTACGCTTCTCATCCGGCCATGCGTGACAACATCATCCGGATCGTTGACGCAGAGGGCAACACGTACCTGGAGAACGAGTACGCGGGACCCGACGTGGGGTGGGCCTTCAACAGCGTGATCCGGCAGATATCCGGCGGTTTCGAGTACCAGTTCGACTACGAGCAAATTCAGTATGTTCCGCCGGACCCCATCTATGTCGATATCCCATCTACCCGGACCAGTGTGCTGATGCCGGACGGCGGACTCCATCTCCACACCTTTAACTACCGCGGTGATCTCCTCGATCACCGATACCGCCTCAACCGTGACGGCTCCTACCGGGTTGTGGCCTCGCAGTTCACCTACGACGTTCAAGGGAATATCACCAGAGCGGTCGCACCCGACGGACAGCGACACGTGATGAAATACGAAGACTCCAACCCCGACCCATGTGCTCGGCGGAACCTTCTTCGGGTCGATATCGCGGCAGGACTACCAGGTTCAACACTGAGTCGCACACTTCGGGACACCCGCTACGACCCGCGCTATCAACTGCCGATCCACAACACAGACGAGGCTGGCAACGTCACTCGCTACGTCTACGACTTCAACGACGGCGTGCCAAACGCAACCGGACGTCTGACCCGTGTCGAGTTGCCGCCGGTCCCACGTCCCGGTGGGATTCAGCGCAGCATCATCCACTTCGAGCACAACTCGCGCGGACAAGTGACCGCTGTTGTTTCCCCCGAGGGAGCCCACACCGTCATGGAGTACATCACCGCAGCAGGCTTCGACCATGGCATGCTTGAGCGCACCATCGAGGACGCGGCAGGTGCGGCCCTCACTACCACCTACGCGTACGACGCCGTCGGCCATCCTTCCCGCATCACGGACCCCGGAGGTAACGTCACCGAACTAGGTCACAACGCGCTCGGCCAACTCGAGAAGGTCGTGCCCCTAGCGGTGGGGGGAGTGACTTCACCAGTGCGGACTTGGTTCGGCGACGATGGGTCCCCAGTACGGATAGAGCGGCCACGTGGTGACTACACAGACTCGGTGATCACCGAACCGTTCCTAGCCGACATCTTCGAGCGGGACGTACTCGGCCGCCTCACTGCCTCACATCTCGCGGCAAACACCGACCGCCCCCGCACCCGGCAACAGCGCCTCGACCACGAAGGGCGCCCCATCCGGATCATCGATCCGACAGGCACTGTCACCGAGCTGCGATACGACGAACGTGGCGCACTGATACGCGAGACACGATCACCGGGAACCCCAGAAGAGACAATCACCCGCTACACATACGACCGCGCGGGCCGACTTACCGATGTCAAAAACGCAGCTGGCTGGGAAACCCGTATCCACCCCGACAAATGGGGACGGGTACAGAGCGTGGAACTCCCGGGCGGCGCGACCCGCACAAACACATGGGGTCCACGGGATCTCCTGCTCAAGACGATAGAGGAGCACAGCCCCGGACCCGGCCTGCCCAGCCAGTTGTTGACCGCGAAGACGTACAAGTACGACGAGCGCGGCCGCGTCACTGCACAGACAGCGTGGTCATTTGTCACCGCCCCCGCGACCGCAATACCCCCGAGCGCCATGCCCCTGACCACCCGCACCACCTATGACAAAGACGACCGGATCCGCAAGGTCGAACTGCCGCGCGGATCCACCACCGTCTTCGACTACGACGGGCTGGGACACCTTACACGCGTCACCGACCTCAACGGCACCACACGCGACCACCACTACAACGCCGCCGGACAGCTCGACAAGGCAACAGTGACCGAAACCGAGGGCGGTGTACTGCGACAGGCATCATCGACCTTCGAGTACGACGAGCGTGGCCGCCTCCATGCCAGCGAAAGCCCTTCCGGAAGAACAGAGTTCGACTACGACGACCGCGACGCACTCGTCGAACGCCGCGAACCCGGCGACGTCACCTCCACCATCACCACCAACCCGTTCGGCGAAATCACCGACATCTGTCTCGACCCCGCCGGCCTGAATATCCATTCCCAATGGACCTACGACGACGTCGGCCGAATATCCACGTTTATCGACCCCACCGGCGCCATCACGACCTGGGACCACGACTCGCTCGGCCGCGTCCGCAAGCTCACCCTCCCCGGCGGAGCGACCTGGCAATACCACTACGACGTGGCTGGTCGACGAATCGAACAAACCATGCCATCGGGCACCCGCATCACCCAGACGCTGAACACCCACGGCCAACCATCGAAACTCGAATGCACCGCAGTCGCCGGCGTAGATCCGGTACCGCCCCACGAGTTCGTCTACGACGCCCTCGGACGACTGGTACGTGCGGAACTGCCCGCAGGCGCGGTCGAGCGCCGCTACGACAGCGTCGGCCGCCTCATCCAGGAGACCGCCCGAGGCGAAACGATCCGGCTCTCCTATAACGACCTCCGCGGTGACGTCGACTTGGACTTCCCCGACGGGCGCCGTGAACGCACCCACCACGACCCAAGCGGCCGGCCGACATCAGTGACGCTCGAGACACCCGGCGCTGCCCTCGGCGGAATCACCGGCGACATTCTCGCCGCCATCGAGTACGCGGGGCATCCCGCGAAAATTACTCACTCCAACGGCGTCGAGACGACGCTCACGTACGACCAACCTGGCCGCCTCGTCGGCATCGAACACTCCCGAGCGGGGGTGCTCCTCGACGGATACCACGCGCGGTACGACGAACGGAACCGGCGGGCAGTCGTCCAGCTCACCGGCAGCCCCACCCGCAACACGCTGCACGACTTCGATGCCCGTGACCGGCTGACGCAAGCGCGCTGGGGATTCCCCCTGCCGTCGCTGCCCGAGATCGCGGCGCCGGCAGACCACACCACCGCGATCACCGCGGCCAAGGCGGCCGCAGCGGCGGCTGCGGCAACCACAACCGAGGCCTACATCCTCGACCAGGCTGATGCCCGAAAACAGCGGACCCGTACCGCCGCTGGAGCAGCACCTTCCGTAGACATCAACGTGCTCGGACCCGACCACCGGATCGTCACATCAGCCGGAAACCCGATAACCCACCACCCCGACGGGCCTCGCGCCACCGACACTCACCAGCACTACGACATCGATGCACTCGGCCGGATCGTTCGTGTTCGCGACGCCACCACCGGCACCGTCACGGCAGAATTTACCTACGATGCGTTGTTCCGCGCTGCGACCGGCAACATCGCGGGAACAACGTTCGCGCGGTCCTTTGTCGGACCAACCTGGGTGCACGAGACCCGCGGCGGCAATGTCCGCCAAGCGACTCCTCACCCGCTCTGGCGGCAGCCGCTCTGCGTCACCGATAGCGCGGACGCGTTCTTCATTCACCCCGACGACGGCTTGTCCACGCTCTGTGTCACCGATGCCGCCGGCATCGTTCGGGAACGTCACCGCTACGGGCCATTCGGAGCCCCCGATCTTTTCGCTGGCGATGGCGTCACATCGCTCGCGCCCGTCGACGCGGCGTCGGAACCCAGATGGCGGGGGATGCCCCTAATCAACGTGATCGGTCTCTACGCGTCCACAGAACGCCTGTACGACCCGAATCTTGGAATCTTCCTTGCTCCTGATCCGCTCCTATACATCAACAGTCCATCGCCATGGGTGTTCGCCACTCAAAATCCGGTCGACTTCGCCGACCCGTCCGGACTGGGGAAGACACACGCATCGACAACGGCGGAAGCACCGACCACTCGACCGAGAACCGATAGTGGGTGGGCGATTGCCCCCCCACCCCCTATCAGTGCACCCAATACACTTTTGCACTTCGGCCACGGAGTAATTTGGACTCAGTACGCCGGGGCAGTTAAAGACGCGCTTGACCCCAACAACCCACTGTGGGCCCGAATTACGCTCGGGGCGTTGGCAATCGTGGCGGCGCCACTTGCCGGCGCAGAGGAATGGGGCGCCCGGACCCTCCTTAACAGTCCCGACACCGTGCTGAATGCAGGCATTGGGACAGGAGAGCACCTCGGCCGCGCATACCTGTGGGGCCAACAAGGCGAGGGTGCTGAGGCAACAGCCGAAGTACTCGAGGCGTTGGCCTCGTTCACGACGGGCTTTGACGCCGCCGCTTCCATCGCAGCTCCGATAGCGGGTGCGCTCGAACCCGTGTTTCACGAAATGAGTCTTAAAGCCCAGACGTTAGAGCAGGCCGAGTACCTGATCCAGCTGAATAAATCTGGAGGGGCACCCGCTGGCGCGGCAATCAAGAAGGGCGATCAGGTGCTGTCTGGAGTCAGAGACCTCGTGACCGGTACGCGGACGTTTGGGCGAAACGCAGCGGCAGTGGCTGCTGACGAAATGTATCCGGCTTTAGCTGAGCAAATCGGCCCCTACCAGGGAATTATGCAGGGCGACAAAGTATACGGAAAGTGGGGACCACCAGGCGCACACAGCGAGATCAACGCGCTGAATCGCGCGCTCTGGGCGAGGGACCCGACCGGCAAGCTCTTGACAACAGCTAACTTTAGTGAGTTTGAAATCATTTCTGTCAACATCGGAAAGAACGGCCCATTTGTCGTTTCGCGATGCGTTCACTGTTGGAGCCTGACGCCGTACATAAACGATCTGGCGGGCTTGGGTGGTCCATGA
- a CDS encoding GNAT family N-acetyltransferase: MNQLPMLSAVQIAAERVLLRKARDADREGLIELQTDPEVWAYIGVPRLREEVEQRLDAIGGAANATAIPGHFIIADKATDNLIGTFELKRRAADEPGHVTDDGEELELGYLMRHDAWGAGLAFEAASAALRAAADELPDQPVLIATQTANKRSLGLAARLGFQPVSTFEWFDAGQTLCLASLHSFKA; encoded by the coding sequence ATGAACCAGTTGCCGATGCTGTCCGCTGTCCAGATCGCCGCAGAGCGGGTCCTGCTGCGCAAGGCGCGCGACGCTGATCGGGAAGGGCTCATCGAGCTACAGACTGACCCGGAGGTCTGGGCCTACATCGGAGTCCCGCGGCTGCGGGAGGAGGTCGAGCAGCGCCTCGACGCGATCGGCGGCGCAGCCAACGCAACCGCCATTCCCGGCCACTTCATCATCGCCGACAAGGCCACCGACAACCTGATCGGAACATTCGAGCTCAAACGGCGGGCCGCTGACGAGCCCGGCCACGTCACCGACGACGGCGAGGAACTGGAACTGGGTTACCTGATGCGGCACGATGCCTGGGGCGCAGGACTGGCGTTCGAGGCCGCGAGCGCCGCGTTACGCGCAGCCGCAGACGAGCTCCCAGACCAGCCGGTCCTGATCGCGACCCAGACGGCCAACAAACGCTCGCTCGGACTCGCAGCCCGCCTGGGATTCCAGCCGGTCAGCACCTTCGAATGGTTCGACGCCGGGCAGACCCTGTGCCTGGCCAGCCTGCACTCGTTCAAAGCCTGA
- a CDS encoding DUF6374 family protein yields the protein MPELSRLDRAWMNLDEVREQLLNAAAFGKHLSPDQLEHAARKVSEGMRIYAEETDHR from the coding sequence ATGCCCGAACTTTCTCGGTTGGACAGGGCGTGGATGAACCTCGATGAGGTTCGTGAACAGCTGCTCAACGCGGCGGCGTTCGGCAAACACCTGAGCCCTGACCAGTTGGAGCACGCCGCACGCAAGGTGTCGGAAGGCATGCGGATCTACGCCGAAGAAACCGATCACCGGTGA
- a CDS encoding DUF4192 domain-containing protein, with protein MPSIEDPGAFLAGVLSQLPRPAHRIVLILPVKTSDAGFDADFYVDAVRGVALYSTGADLGLVDENIATRPILAHTLDACRLHNPAALAVVIVDDPRPHRPVPRNAHHELIALMREQLVEQDIELLDAWTLTGFAPGQRWTSLFDNDTGVLPSAGKLEPVWIRAHSPASDPIPAVLVSDPALAVAVNRALKSLNETRNAAEAAGRTQQQSPRELLRLVLDQIQAADSGTDIAALDIARVEVAMHDETVRRSLYALSSSPRGTATQALWTLLVRALPSPRRAHAALQLAVSAYISNDLDMVLAALRIALTDDPTEPTGRQLADDVALSVPATVIGEQLRSGYLTAAALGIDLDQY; from the coding sequence ATGCCATCGATCGAAGATCCCGGCGCATTCCTCGCCGGAGTCCTCTCTCAGCTTCCGCGCCCAGCACACCGAATCGTGTTGATACTGCCCGTCAAAACATCCGATGCGGGGTTCGACGCGGACTTCTATGTCGACGCGGTGCGGGGCGTGGCCCTGTATTCCACCGGCGCCGATCTCGGGTTGGTCGATGAGAACATCGCCACCAGACCAATCCTGGCGCACACCTTGGACGCGTGTCGTTTGCACAACCCCGCCGCTCTTGCCGTGGTCATCGTCGATGATCCGCGACCGCACCGGCCCGTCCCACGTAACGCCCATCACGAGCTCATCGCCCTGATGCGAGAACAGTTGGTGGAGCAGGACATCGAACTACTCGATGCCTGGACGCTGACCGGCTTCGCGCCCGGCCAACGGTGGACCAGCCTGTTCGACAACGACACCGGAGTCCTGCCATCGGCAGGAAAACTGGAGCCCGTGTGGATCAGGGCACACTCGCCAGCGAGCGACCCGATACCGGCTGTCCTGGTCTCGGACCCCGCCCTGGCCGTCGCAGTCAACCGCGCGTTGAAATCGCTCAACGAAACACGCAACGCCGCCGAAGCCGCAGGCCGAACTCAGCAGCAATCCCCACGGGAGTTGCTGCGGTTGGTGCTCGATCAGATCCAGGCGGCCGATAGCGGTACCGACATCGCAGCGCTCGATATCGCGCGCGTGGAGGTCGCCATGCACGACGAAACCGTCCGCCGCAGTCTCTACGCGTTGTCCTCGAGCCCGCGCGGGACCGCGACCCAAGCACTGTGGACCTTGCTGGTTCGCGCGTTGCCCTCACCGCGCCGCGCCCACGCCGCATTGCAGTTGGCAGTCTCGGCCTACATCAGCAATGACCTCGACATGGTTCTCGCCGCGCTACGGATCGCGTTGACCGATGACCCCACCGAACCGACCGGGCGACAACTCGCCGACGATGTCGCACTGTCGGTCCCGGCAACGGTGATCGGTGAACAGTTGCGCAGCGGCTACCTCACCGCCGCCGCACTCGGCATCGACCTCGACCAGTACTGA
- a CDS encoding DUF4192 domain-containing protein: MPSIEDPGAVITAILSAAPPPLKRCLLLVQMQVFGCWPGTYIRPGTGVREDLYLTGDDLGLGGDYLATVPILNRALRVCRQHTPDAVAVIIIDDPRPGRPVPRPTHYELITVLGQRLGEHDTQLLDAWVVTGTEPGSRWTSLLDKDTGVLADYTTTDPTEVGEPVRLVEPVPAVLEPGPALTEQVARCLRERGVVLTSEAPYVPDDSAAAVACRRDRLRFALTQIHAAGSGATLSAASLAELAIALEDIEIRDCLYALSTGPRGGACMAAWTQLVRALPAPGRTQAAMMLAVTAYTDDDAALATAAIQVALTDEPGQQTALTLTAAFACSVNPDLIRASMRGGYTIAAELGIDLD, encoded by the coding sequence ATGCCCTCGATCGAAGATCCCGGCGCGGTGATCACCGCAATCCTCTCCGCAGCCCCACCGCCTCTGAAGCGTTGCCTGCTGCTGGTGCAGATGCAGGTATTCGGATGTTGGCCCGGCACCTACATTCGTCCCGGCACCGGTGTGCGGGAGGACCTGTATCTGACCGGAGACGACCTCGGCTTGGGCGGGGACTACCTCGCGACCGTGCCGATCCTCAACCGCGCATTGCGCGTATGCCGCCAGCACACACCCGACGCGGTCGCGGTCATCATCATCGACGATCCGCGTCCCGGCCGCCCGGTTCCACGCCCGACCCACTACGAACTGATCACCGTGCTCGGGCAGCGCCTCGGCGAGCACGACACGCAACTGCTCGACGCCTGGGTAGTCACCGGAACCGAACCAGGCTCGCGCTGGACCAGCCTGCTCGACAAGGACACCGGTGTGCTGGCGGACTACACGACCACCGATCCCACCGAAGTCGGCGAACCCGTGCGACTGGTCGAGCCGGTACCGGCGGTCCTGGAACCTGGCCCCGCACTCACCGAACAGGTCGCGCGATGCCTACGCGAGCGAGGTGTGGTCCTCACCAGCGAGGCACCCTACGTCCCCGACGACAGCGCGGCCGCAGTTGCCTGCCGTCGTGACCGATTGCGATTCGCGCTGACCCAGATCCACGCCGCCGGTTCCGGCGCCACCCTCTCGGCGGCGTCGCTGGCCGAGTTGGCGATCGCTTTGGAAGACATCGAGATTCGTGACTGCCTCTACGCCCTGTCGACCGGTCCGCGCGGTGGCGCGTGTATGGCAGCGTGGACCCAGTTGGTGCGAGCACTGCCCGCACCCGGGCGGACCCAAGCCGCGATGATGCTCGCGGTCACCGCCTACACCGACGACGATGCCGCACTGGCCACCGCCGCCATCCAGGTCGCCTTGACCGATGAACCCGGCCAACAAACAGCGCTGACACTCACCGCCGCCTTCGCGTGCTCGGTCAACCCCGACCTGATCCGCGCATCGATGCGCGGCGGTTACACCATCGCCGCCGAACTCGGCATCGACCTCGACTGA